From a single Arachis hypogaea cultivar Tifrunner chromosome 3, arahy.Tifrunner.gnm2.J5K5, whole genome shotgun sequence genomic region:
- the LOC112735659 gene encoding TOM1-like protein 6 encodes MLKNYGDQVHFQIAERNILDEMIKIVRKKAHMQVRDKILVLLDSWQEAFGGPGGKYPQYYWAYEELKRTGVVFPKRSLDASPIFTPPPTHQSSGSMHAGYGMPSGSSKTLDETMATEIETLR; translated from the exons ATGTTGAAGAATTATGGTGATCAGGTCCACTTTCAAATTGCTGAGAGGAACATATTGGATGAGATGATCAAAATTGTAAGGAAGAAG GCACATATGCAAGTGAGggataaaattttagtattgcTGGACTCATGGCAAGAGGCATTTGGCGGGCCTGGTGGAAAGTATCCTCAGTACTATTGGGCATATGAGGAATTGAAG CGAACGGGAGTAGTGTTTCCAAAGCGTTCTTTAGATGCGTCTCCAATATTTACTCCACCTCCTACCCATCAATCTTCAGGAAGTATGCATGCTGGATATGGGATGCCAAGCGGTTCTTCAAAAACACTTGACGAAACAATGGCAACAGAGATAGAAACTTTGAGgtga
- the LOC112734898 gene encoding rhicadhesin receptor — protein MKFIGSVLAMTFALVLASTSASDPDALQDLCVADTASGVKVNGFTCKDAAKVNASDFSSNILAKPGVAANTTFGSIVTGANVEKIPGLNTLGVSLSRIDYAPGGLNPPHTHPRATEIVFVFEGQLDVGFITTSNVLISKTIYKGEIFVFPKGLVHFQKNNANEPAAVISAFNSQLPGTQSIPLTLFAATPPVPDNVLTKAFQVGTKEIEKIKSRLASKK, from the exons ATGAAGTTCATAGGGTCAGTGTTAGCGATGACTTTTGCTCTGGTTTTAGCCTCAACCTCAGCATCAGATCCTGATGCTCTTCAAGACCTCTGTGTTGCAGACACTGCATCTG GTGTTAAGGTGAATGGATTCACGTGTAAAGACGCTGCAAAAGTGAATGCATCTGATTTCTCATCAAACATATTAGCAAAACCAGGTGTGGCAGCAAACACAACCTTCGGTTCCATTGTAACAGGAGCCAACGTTGAAAAGATCCCAGGATTGAACACACTTGGTGTGTCTCTGTCACGCATTGACTATGCCCCAGGTGGACTCAACCCACCCCACACACACCCACGTGCCACTGAGATTGTGTTTGTTTTTGAAGGTCAACTTGATGTTGGGTTCATAACAACATCCAATGTTCTCATATCAAAGACCATCTACAAGGGTGAGATCTTTGTCTTCCCAAAAGGGTTGGTTCATTTCCAGAAGAACAATGCCAATGAACCTGCTGCAGTTATTTCAGCCTTCAACAGCCAATTGCCTGGAACACAGTCTATTCCTCTGACTTTGTTTGCTGCCACCCCACCGGTCCCGGATAATGTGTTGACCAAGGCATTCCAGGTTGGTACCAAGGAGATTGAGAAAATCAAGTCTAGGCTTGCTTCCAAGAAGTAA
- the LOC112734897 gene encoding deSI-like protein At4g17486, which produces MKLKSKKGWKSIVPLHLKGKSAMRFSLFRKVNSASCGPAKTPVYLNVYDLTPMNGYMYWAGLGIYHSGVEVHGVEYAFGAHDYPSSGVFEVEPRQCPGFKFRKSIFIGTTSLDPVQVREFMERQAASYNGDTYHLILKNCNHFCKDMCYKLTGKSIPKWVNRLAKLGSICNCVLPQALRTSSVRHDPSYQPLPHDSEKRRLRGSFNCLSSISMRQKHLSTSSLFLQSPIRGCLSSSWPSWELRKSINRSLKER; this is translated from the exons ATGAAATTGAAGTCTAAGAAAGGATGGAAATCTATTGTGCCTCTTCATTTGAAAGGGAAATCGGCGATGCGCTTTTCTCTTTTTCGCAAGGTCAATTCGGCTAGCTGTGGACCGGCGAAAACGCCGGTCTATCTCAATGTTTATGACTTGACACCCATGAATGGTTACATGTATTGGGCTGGTCTTGGTATCTACCACTCTGGTGTCGAAG TTCATGGAGTGGAATATGCATTTGGAGCTCATGACTACCCATCAAGTGGTGTTTTTGAGGTTGAACCAAGGCAGTGCCCCGGCTTCAAGTTTCGGAAGTCAATATTCATAGGAACCACTTCTTTGGATCCTGTTCAAGTTAGGGAGTTCATGGAACGCCAAGCCGCAAGCTACAACGGCGACACATATCATTTAATTCTTAAGAACTGCAACCACTTCTGCAAGGACATGTGCTACAAGCTTACTGGCAAATCAATCCCAAAATGGGTAAATAGACTTGCAAAGTTAG GTTCAATATGCAATTGTGTTCTACCACAAGCACTAAGAACTTCATCTGTGAGGCATGATCCTAGCTATCAACCCTTACCCCATGATAGTGAAAAGAGAAGGCTTAGAGGCTCCTTCAATTGCTTGTCCTCAATCTCAATGCGCCAAAAGCACTTGTCGACGTCTTCGCTATTTCTACAGTCAcccattagagggtgcttgtcaTCTTCATGGCCCTCCTGGGAACTCAGGAAGTCCATTAATCGTTCCTTGAAAGAAAGGTAA